CGAAGAGCTTGCGGGCGGCCACGTATTCGCGGGCGAAGTCCATGCCGACGTCGACGCTGGGGTCTATCCGGCGGAAGCCGACGTACATGATGCTGACGAGATGCAGGCCGCTGAATTCTCCGGGCAGGCACTTGAGCCGGTACTTGCGGTCGGGGTTGTTGACGTCGAGGCCGGAACGGCCGAGCAGGCCGATCTCGAACGTGACCTCGCGGACGTACTCGTCCGGCTTGTCCTTGAACAGCTCCAGTGCGCCGAGGCAGTAGAAGACCGCATCGGGCCGCAAGTCCTGCTGGTGAAGGTCGCGGTTGAGGATCTCGCGCCGCATCTCTTTGGCGTCTTCGGTCTGGGGCAGCTTGCCGAGCGCGAGGTAGCGTCTGAGATATTTGTCCGCTTCCTCGAACTGCTCTTGCTTGAACAGGCAGAGACCGAGGCCGTAGAGCGAGAGCGGGTCATCGGGCAGCTTTTCGAGCGCGTGCCGGAGGTGTGCTATCGCTTTGTCGTAGTCGCCTTCCTTGCCGAGGAGGCCGCCGAGGTTGCGCAGGGCATAGGCGTTGTCGGGCTCAAGCTCAAGGGCTTTAGCGAAGTTGGCTTTGGCTGCGGCCATCTCGCCGCGGCGCGACAGGGCGAAGCCGAGGGCCACGTAGGCGTTGGTCCTGGCCGGGTCAAGTTCAAGACAGCGCCGGAGGAGTTCGACTGCGCGGTCCGGCTCATCCATGTTGGTGCAAAGCATGCCGAGGTTGTAGAGGACGTCGGAGTTTGCGGGTTCTTCATCGAGTTGGAGCTCAAGCAGTTGCCGGGCCTCGGGAAGCCTGTGCTGCTTCAGCAATTCGAGGGCTCGCTGGAACCTGTCCATTGGGCCTCTACTATACCGTGCTGCCGTATGCAGTCAATGACCAAGCCGCTTCTGGACGAGGCGCAGGACCAGGCACGACCCCGAACGGTCGGCACGCGGTCTGGCGGACGGGGATGACCGCTGGCAGCGGACAGCGGGCGGCTAACGGCTCACGGCTGACAGCTATCGACACGCGGGAACGGGCCTGAACGCGGAATCTACTGCCAGCACAAGCGCAGGCTGCAGACGGTCTCTCCGATTAGCGGCCGGAGCGGAATCTACAACTTCGTAGAATTGGCCAGGCCCGGCTTTTCGGCGTATCTGCTTGCGGCGCGGGATGGTCTGTATGTAAGTTTCCCCATTTATTGACAAGTGGGGAAGATTCGATACACTGGGCTCGATGGTTGAGCGTAAGAAGCTTGCCACGGCGTTCCGCGCCCAGGGTTGGGTGCTGACGGCCGCTCAGCTTGCAGGGCTTGGCGTCTATCCGCGGCGGCAGCAGGAGCTGCTGGCTGCGGGCTGGATGGAGCGCGTCGGCCGCGGGCTCTATCGGTGGCAGGAGGCGGACATCACCGAGCAGCACAGTCTGGTCATCGCGCAGCGGCTGGCGCCGCGCGGCGTGGTTTGCCTGGTCTCTGCCCTCGTGTTCCACCGGCTGACGACCCAGCGAACGCCGGAGGTGTGGATGGCCTTTGAGCGAGACAGGGACAAGCCTCCGGCAAGACCGGCGGTCAGGATGCACCCGGTAAAGTTCTCCGGCCCCGCCTTCCGGGAGGGCATCGAGCAGCACCGGGTCGAGGCTACTGAGCTGCGCGTGTACTCGGTTGCCAAGACCGTGGTGGACTGTTTCAAGTTCCGGAACAAGGTCGGCTTGGACGTGGCGCTGGAGGCGCTGCGCGAGGGTTGGCGCGAGCGGCGGTTCGTGATGGATGATATCACGCGGCTGGCCCGTCTGCTCCGCGTAGCGAACGTCATGCAGCCATACATCGAGTCGCTGGTGTGAAGCGTCCCGCTCCGACTGCCTTCGCCAGTTCAGTTCGAGATCGTCTGAAGGTAATTGCCGACCGTCGGCGCGAGGACTTCCAGGATGTGCTGCTGCGCTTCGGGGTCGAGCGGCTGCTGTATCGTCTCTGCCGTTCGGAGTGGCGGGACCGGTTTGTGTTGAAGGGGGCGATGCTCTTCGCCGTCTGGGCCGAGCGGCCGCATAGGGCTACGCGAGACGTGGACCTCTTGGGGTTCGGAGAAGTGACGGTTGCGGCGATGGAGCGCATCTTCCGTTCGCTCTGCTCAATGGAAGTCGAGCCGGATGGTTTGGTCTTTCGCGCCGCCACGGTCGCCGGAGAGCGTATTCGCGTCGGCCGCGGGTACGAGGGAGTTCGCATTACCCTGCGCGCCGAGCTCGCGCGAGCGGTGATTCCGCTTTAGGTCGACATCGGGGCCGGCGACCGCGTCGTGCCTCCGCCGGAGCTCGTTGCACTGCCTACACTTCTGACCATGACGGCCCCGCGACTCCGGGTCTACTCGCGTTACAGCGTCGTCGCCGAGAAACTCGAGGCACTCGTCGAGAAGGGGCTGGCCACGAGCAGAATGAAGGACCTTGTCGACATTCTGTTCCTGAGCCGCACGCACGGATTCGATGGCCCGACTCTCGTTCGCGCGATTGCATCGACATTCGACCGTCGCAAAACGCCCTTTCCTGCGGGAATACCCGAGGCCCTCGGGGACGCGTTCGTCTCGTCGTCGGCAAAGGATGCCCAGTGGCGGGCGTTCGTGCGCAGGAGCCGTCTGGTTGACGGCGTATCCGGGCTGGACGACGTTGTCCCGGTGCTGCGCGATTTCCTGCTGCCACCACTTGCTGCGGCGCGCGACGGCGCGCGCTTCGCACCGCAGTGGATACCGGGCAAGGGCTGGCGGGTGCGCGGGACAACCAGCGGCTGACGGAACAGCAGTCGATACGCCGATGGTCAGGACAGGGCCAAGCCAAACACCTGCTCGTGGATCGGGACCAGCACTTCCGGCCCGCGGCCGGAGCGGGACGACCGACGGCTCACAGCAAACGGCCATTGGCGGACGGGGATGACGGCTGGCAGCCTACAGCCAGCAGCTCACAGCCGACAGCAGACAGCAGACTGTCATGGCAGGACGGGAACGGGCCTGGGCGCGGAATCTACAGCCAGCACAAGCACAAGCTGAAGCGCAAGCCGCAGACGGCATTTCGTTCTGATAGGCAACTCCTGGCACGCGGGACGCGGGCAGATTTCGGGCCAAAAGCAGCAAAAAGAACTGAAGGCTTAGTGATTCTCCCCGGGAGGGCGTAACCTGGTCACTATCAGTCGGTTAAGCCCTGTTTGGTCGCGGAAAGTCTGCATATAGGGGTCGCCTGGGGGCTAGCCTTTGAAGAAGGAATAGGTTAAGGTTAAGGCTAAGGTTAAGAAGCAGGTTTGAAGGGAGCTTTTGGACGAGCTTTGACGCGAGCTTTCGACCGAGCTTTGCGGCGAGCGATGAAAGAAGCGATGCGCTGAGCTTTGAGGCGAGCGATGCGCGATGTGATGTGACGAGCTTTGAACTGAGCAATGGAAGATGCTATGAAGTAAGCTCTTGAGTATGCATTCTGCGATGCTTTCCGGCGAGCCCTGAGACGAGCTTTCCAACGTGCTTTCAGATGAGGTTTGCAGCGATGATTCAGCGCAGCGACAAAGAGAGGGACGATGCAGCGGAGCGGTCGAAGTCAGAAGTCAGATGCCAGAGGTCAGAGTGCAGAAGTCGGAATTGACAGGCAGGCAGGCCTGTCTTACATTGTATTACATATGAAATCAAGCACGCTCACCATCCGGCTGGACCCGGACCTCGACCGGCTGCTGACCAAGGCAAGCCGCCGGTCCGGCCGGAACCGCAGTCAGGTCGCCCGGGAAGCCCTGCGCCGTCAGCTTCGCATCAGCCAGTTCGAGCGGCTGCGTCAGCGGGTGATGCCTTTTGCCGAGGCCCGCGGCTACCTGACTGATGAAGACGTGTTTGCCGACGTTTCGTGAGGGTCTTCCT
This genomic stretch from bacterium harbors:
- a CDS encoding CopG family transcriptional regulator is translated as MKSSTLTIRLDPDLDRLLTKASRRSGRNRSQVAREALRRQLRISQFERLRQRVMPFAEARGYLTDEDVFADVS
- a CDS encoding tetratricopeptide repeat protein is translated as MDRFQRALELLKQHRLPEARQLLELQLDEEPANSDVLYNLGMLCTNMDEPDRAVELLRRCLELDPARTNAYVALGFALSRRGEMAAAKANFAKALELEPDNAYALRNLGGLLGKEGDYDKAIAHLRHALEKLPDDPLSLYGLGLCLFKQEQFEEADKYLRRYLALGKLPQTEDAKEMRREILNRDLHQQDLRPDAVFYCLGALELFKDKPDEYVREVTFEIGLLGRSGLDVNNPDRKYRLKCLPGEFSGLHLVSIMYVGFRRIDPSVDVGMDFAREYVAARKLFESDGAPGA
- a CDS encoding type IV toxin-antitoxin system AbiEi family antitoxin domain-containing protein — its product is MVERKKLATAFRAQGWVLTAAQLAGLGVYPRRQQELLAAGWMERVGRGLYRWQEADITEQHSLVIAQRLAPRGVVCLVSALVFHRLTTQRTPEVWMAFERDRDKPPARPAVRMHPVKFSGPAFREGIEQHRVEATELRVYSVAKTVVDCFKFRNKVGLDVALEALREGWRERRFVMDDITRLARLLRVANVMQPYIESLV